A region of Streptomyces deccanensis DNA encodes the following proteins:
- a CDS encoding LacI family DNA-binding transcriptional regulator has product MNVTGHTRRPASIRDVATAAGVSYQTVSRVINDHPSVKPSTRERVLAAIEELGFRRNATALALASGRSRAVTVLTANTTHYGYASILQGIEEAARAASYAVGIGVLESADETAVAAEVQRAADAGGGLIVIAYDPAGVAALGAVPAELPVVGVVETPTAPPGGDRPWVWTDDREAAYEATRHLLSLGHETVHYVAIPSSTRRTSARTSGWLQALKEAGAPEPRPVQGSWGPAGGHAAGLRLAGDPAVTAILCGNDDLALGVLRALHEAGRSVPGDVSVAGFDDAPHSAYLTPSLTTVRLDFTGLGRAAFALLHGVVEESAQIAPHPVSVPELVLRESAGPPPVRP; this is encoded by the coding sequence ATGAATGTGACCGGTCACACAAGGCGCCCGGCGAGCATCCGGGACGTCGCGACGGCCGCCGGGGTCTCGTACCAGACGGTCTCGCGGGTGATCAACGACCACCCCAGCGTCAAGCCGTCCACGCGGGAACGCGTGCTCGCGGCCATCGAAGAGCTGGGCTTCCGGCGCAACGCCACCGCGCTCGCGCTGGCCAGCGGGCGCAGCCGGGCCGTGACCGTACTGACCGCGAACACCACGCACTACGGCTACGCGTCGATCCTCCAGGGCATCGAGGAGGCGGCGCGGGCGGCGTCGTACGCGGTCGGCATCGGTGTCCTCGAATCGGCGGACGAGACCGCGGTCGCCGCCGAGGTGCAGCGGGCGGCGGACGCGGGCGGCGGCCTCATCGTGATCGCCTACGATCCGGCCGGAGTCGCGGCCCTCGGTGCCGTGCCCGCCGAACTGCCGGTCGTGGGCGTGGTGGAGACGCCCACGGCCCCGCCCGGCGGCGACCGCCCCTGGGTGTGGACCGACGACCGCGAGGCCGCCTACGAGGCGACCCGCCACCTCCTGTCGCTCGGCCACGAGACCGTGCACTACGTCGCGATCCCGTCGAGCACCCGGCGGACCAGTGCCCGGACCAGCGGCTGGCTGCAGGCGCTCAAGGAGGCCGGCGCGCCCGAACCCCGTCCGGTGCAGGGGAGTTGGGGCCCGGCGGGCGGTCACGCGGCCGGCCTGCGACTGGCCGGGGACCCGGCGGTCACGGCGATCCTCTGCGGCAACGACGACCTCGCGCTCGGTGTGCTGCGCGCGCTCCACGAGGCCGGACGGTCCGTGCCCGGGGACGTCAGCGTCGCCGGCTTCGACGACGCTCCGCACTCGGCCTATCTGACCCCGTCCCTCACGACGGTGCGGCTGGACTTCACCGGCCTCGGCCGGGCCGCGTTCGCCCTGCTGCACGGGGTCGTCGAGGAGTCCGCGCAGATCGCCCCGCACCCGGTCTCCGTCCCCGAACTGGTGCTGCGGGAGAGCGCGGGACCACCGCCCGTCAGGCCCTGA
- a CDS encoding carbohydrate ABC transporter permease — protein sequence MWRYGRPALVVLLAGLAVGVPLWLVLVTSAKPQAEAIEPNLDPPAHWQPGANYEDAVAQGEMLRGLLNSLLVVVPSVVLVLILGAGAAWVFARRKSRLVSAAYALCISGLLLPPAVITIVMELRQLGLAGTRPGMIAVYTGMYLSTSIFFMTGFIRAIPMELEEAARIDGAKPLRIFARIVLPLLRPVIATATIMVMLYAWSDIFYAFFVLGGGDRATLPLNLYKVASAQLYLNNWHLVFAYVVVMSLPMVAVFLVGQRKIVSGITSGAVK from the coding sequence ATGTGGCGCTACGGCCGCCCGGCCCTCGTCGTCCTGCTCGCCGGGCTCGCCGTCGGCGTCCCCCTGTGGCTGGTCCTCGTCACCTCCGCCAAGCCGCAGGCGGAGGCCATCGAGCCGAACCTGGACCCGCCGGCACACTGGCAGCCGGGCGCCAACTACGAGGACGCCGTCGCCCAGGGCGAGATGCTGCGCGGACTGCTCAACTCGCTGCTGGTCGTGGTCCCTTCGGTGGTCCTCGTGCTGATCCTCGGCGCGGGCGCCGCCTGGGTCTTCGCCCGCCGGAAGTCGAGGCTCGTCTCGGCGGCGTACGCGTTGTGCATCAGCGGACTGCTGCTGCCGCCCGCGGTCATAACCATCGTGATGGAGTTGCGGCAGCTCGGCCTGGCGGGCACCCGGCCCGGAATGATCGCCGTCTACACCGGGATGTACCTCTCCACCTCGATCTTCTTCATGACGGGGTTCATCCGCGCCATCCCGATGGAGCTGGAGGAGGCGGCCCGGATCGACGGGGCGAAGCCGCTGCGGATCTTCGCGCGGATCGTCCTCCCGCTCCTCCGGCCGGTCATCGCCACCGCGACGATCATGGTGATGCTCTACGCCTGGAGCGACATCTTCTACGCCTTCTTCGTCCTCGGCGGCGGCGACCGGGCGACCCTCCCGCTCAACCTCTACAAGGTCGCGAGCGCCCAGCTCTACCTCAACAACTGGCATCTCGTCTTCGCGTACGTCGTGGTGATGAGCCTGCCGATGGTCGCCGTCTTCCTCGTCGGCCAGCGAAAGATCGTGTCCGGAATCACCAGTGGAGCCGTCAAATGA
- a CDS encoding ABC transporter substrate-binding protein codes for MKTRALPTLALICALGLAATACSDPTAGTSGADSDPKRTAVDPTARLDGVKLTMWTAQNTVTAPRQVIDAFEKATGAEVETQAVPDPYESNVPTKLASGDRPDLMFWQPSVSTLPFIQPQQNLLTLDGEEWVSKLGDTEKSLGVIDGKRYAAIVTSPAMLGVYYNKDVFRKAGIGEKDFPKSYDELLALGHKVVDGTDAAAFYEAGGDKWPLQWQMQVQLTDLDQQWWTDLNADKEKWTDPVVVGAIKKYKEKLLDAGLAQKNYRTGTFTGQADALWKGEAGMVLNVTSFQSQLQAKYSTEEIDERIGWFPVANSAATGLYSPDQTNGVVAFKTGDEKRQNAARQFLAFWLGPDYPDYIKAMKIPSVQPSVPTPDGLPEASKAQVAALPMAIGVFQAKAIVAPDTHLYLADMLFDKKSPQQVAQAIQDQFAQVAKAQGAPGF; via the coding sequence ATGAAGACAAGAGCTCTCCCGACGCTGGCCCTCATATGTGCCCTCGGCCTGGCCGCCACCGCGTGCAGCGATCCCACGGCGGGGACCTCCGGCGCGGACTCGGACCCGAAGCGGACGGCGGTCGATCCCACCGCCCGGCTCGACGGTGTGAAGCTGACCATGTGGACCGCGCAGAACACGGTCACCGCGCCCCGCCAGGTCATCGACGCCTTCGAGAAGGCCACCGGCGCCGAGGTGGAGACCCAGGCCGTCCCGGACCCCTACGAGTCGAACGTGCCGACCAAACTGGCCTCCGGCGACCGCCCCGACCTGATGTTCTGGCAGCCCTCCGTCTCCACGCTCCCCTTCATCCAGCCGCAGCAGAACCTGCTCACCCTCGACGGCGAGGAATGGGTCTCCAAGCTCGGCGACACGGAGAAGTCGCTCGGGGTCATCGACGGCAAGCGGTACGCGGCCATCGTCACCAGCCCCGCCATGCTCGGCGTCTACTACAACAAGGACGTCTTCAGGAAGGCCGGCATCGGGGAGAAGGACTTCCCGAAGTCCTACGACGAGTTGCTCGCCCTCGGCCACAAGGTCGTCGACGGCACCGACGCGGCCGCCTTCTACGAGGCCGGCGGCGACAAATGGCCCCTGCAGTGGCAGATGCAGGTCCAGCTCACCGACCTCGACCAGCAGTGGTGGACGGATCTCAACGCCGACAAGGAGAAGTGGACCGACCCGGTCGTCGTCGGCGCGATCAAGAAGTACAAGGAGAAGCTGCTCGACGCGGGGCTCGCCCAGAAGAACTATCGGACCGGGACCTTCACGGGGCAGGCCGACGCGCTGTGGAAGGGCGAGGCCGGCATGGTCCTCAACGTCACGTCCTTCCAGAGCCAGTTGCAGGCCAAGTACTCCACGGAGGAGATCGACGAGCGGATCGGGTGGTTCCCGGTCGCCAACTCGGCGGCCACCGGCCTGTACTCGCCCGACCAGACCAACGGTGTCGTCGCCTTCAAGACCGGTGACGAGAAGCGGCAGAACGCGGCCCGCCAGTTCCTCGCCTTCTGGCTCGGCCCCGACTACCCCGACTACATCAAGGCGATGAAGATCCCGTCCGTGCAGCCCTCCGTGCCCACCCCGGACGGCCTGCCGGAGGCGTCGAAGGCGCAGGTCGCGGCCCTGCCCATGGCCATCGGCGTCTTCCAGGCCAAGGCGATCGTCGCGCCCGACACCCACCTCTACCTCGCCGACATGCTCTTCGACAAGAAGAGCCCGCAGCAGGTCGCCCAGGCCATCCAGGACCAGTTCGCGCAGGTGGCCAAGGCCCAGGGCGCGCCCGGTTTCTAA
- a CDS encoding alpha-galactosidase — MIGGSGGVGRAGASFTWGHPGIASVFATASDGTLRLVRLGPSGDTVDPETALPLVELTAFGHGSGWSGPRFTGTAFGARLVYRGHCEGDGAGGGDWARLTVELHDPATGLTAFVELSSPAGVPVLRSRVRLRNDGAEPLVVQSVSSLLLGGLPSPDLLDVHRARNDWLAECRWYAEPLRATVADISVDAHQHDSRAALALTGRGSWPSDGHLAMGALTERDGRRDRGAAPTEGGGGRGRAWVWQVESPAGWRWDLGERARGTYLALNGPTDAEHQWRVRLAPGDTFTTVAAALALGSGGGSGLDEAWAALTAYRRAVRRPHPDHDTLPVVFNDYMNTLMGDPTTAKLLPLIDAAADAGAEYFCIDSGWYDDTVDGGWWDSVGAWLPSARRFPPGGVDGGMAREAGAGAGTEPEPEPGTGPEAWAGTEADTEPETWAGAEPEANTEPEAGTEAEAGTEPGAWAGADVGAGAAAGTQAEAGAGAEAGTEAEAGAGAEVGTDPEARSATPSDSGIRAVLDRIRERGMVPGLWLEPEVVGVRSAVAAELPPEAFFRRDGVRLAEQGRHQLDLRHPAARAHLDKTVDRLVGDWGVGYLKLDYNIVIDPGTTAPGDLSPGAGLLGHARAYLDWLSGVLDRYPHLVVENCASGGMRMDGATLAVAQLQSTSDQQDPLRYPPIAAAAPTAVPPEQGAVWAYPQPEYEDDLIAFTLGGALLGRIHLSGHLDRMTERQLALVREAVGTYKSIRGDLARAVPFWPLGLPGWTDAWSALGLRVPEGHGPTYLSVWRRGGEPEVRLSVGHLAASDAPVRTEILHPSTARADSAASWDPTTGELRVWVPRTPGVLLIRLTPEDATGA, encoded by the coding sequence GTGATCGGTGGTTCGGGTGGTGTCGGCCGCGCGGGGGCGTCCTTCACCTGGGGGCATCCGGGCATCGCGAGCGTGTTCGCGACGGCCTCGGACGGGACGCTGCGGCTGGTGCGGCTCGGGCCTTCCGGTGACACCGTGGATCCCGAGACCGCGCTGCCGCTCGTCGAGTTGACCGCCTTCGGGCACGGCAGCGGCTGGTCCGGGCCGCGGTTCACGGGGACGGCCTTCGGGGCGCGGCTCGTGTACCGGGGGCACTGTGAGGGTGACGGCGCGGGTGGGGGCGACTGGGCGCGGCTGACCGTCGAACTCCACGACCCCGCCACCGGGTTGACCGCGTTCGTCGAGCTGTCCTCCCCCGCCGGGGTGCCTGTTCTCCGCTCCCGGGTGCGGCTGCGCAACGACGGGGCCGAGCCGCTCGTCGTGCAGTCCGTCAGCAGCCTTCTGCTCGGGGGGTTGCCCTCCCCCGACCTCCTGGATGTGCACCGGGCACGCAACGACTGGCTCGCGGAGTGCCGTTGGTACGCCGAGCCGCTGCGGGCGACGGTCGCCGACATCAGCGTCGACGCCCATCAGCACGACAGCCGGGCGGCACTCGCCCTCACCGGGCGCGGGAGTTGGCCCAGCGACGGGCACCTGGCGATGGGGGCGCTCACGGAGCGGGATGGCCGCCGGGACCGGGGCGCGGCCCCCACGGAGGGCGGCGGCGGCCGGGGTCGGGCCTGGGTCTGGCAGGTGGAGTCGCCTGCCGGGTGGCGCTGGGACCTGGGGGAACGCGCGCGCGGCACGTATCTCGCGCTCAACGGGCCCACGGACGCGGAGCACCAGTGGCGGGTGCGGCTCGCGCCGGGCGACACGTTCACGACCGTGGCGGCGGCGCTCGCGCTCGGGTCGGGAGGCGGGTCGGGGCTCGATGAGGCGTGGGCGGCGCTGACCGCGTACCGGCGGGCCGTCCGGCGTCCCCATCCCGACCACGACACGCTTCCCGTCGTCTTCAACGACTACATGAACACCTTGATGGGCGACCCGACCACGGCGAAGCTGCTGCCGCTGATCGACGCGGCGGCTGACGCGGGCGCGGAGTACTTCTGCATCGACTCCGGCTGGTACGACGACACGGTGGACGGCGGCTGGTGGGACAGCGTCGGCGCGTGGCTGCCGTCGGCACGTCGGTTCCCGCCGGGGGGCGTGGACGGCGGGATGGCGCGAGAGGCCGGGGCCGGGGCCGGAACGGAACCCGAACCCGAGCCCGGCACCGGACCCGAGGCCTGGGCCGGAACCGAAGCCGACACCGAACCCGAAACGTGGGCCGGAGCCGAACCCGAGGCCAACACCGAACCCGAGGCCGGAACGGAAGCCGAGGCCGGCACCGAACCCGGGGCGTGGGCCGGAGCCGATGTCGGGGCCGGAGCCGCGGCCGGAACTCAAGCCGAGGCCGGCGCCGGAGCCGAGGCCGGAACGGAAGCCGAGGCCGGCGCCGGAGCCGAGGTCGGAACCGACCCCGAGGCCCGCTCAGCCACCCCCTCCGACAGCGGGATCCGGGCCGTGTTGGACCGGATTCGGGAGCGTGGCATGGTTCCCGGGCTCTGGCTGGAGCCCGAGGTCGTCGGTGTGCGCAGTGCGGTCGCGGCGGAGCTGCCGCCGGAGGCCTTCTTCCGGCGTGACGGGGTGCGGCTGGCCGAGCAGGGTCGTCACCAGCTCGACCTGCGCCACCCGGCGGCCCGTGCCCACCTCGACAAGACGGTGGACCGGCTCGTCGGGGACTGGGGCGTGGGCTACCTCAAGCTCGACTACAACATCGTGATCGACCCCGGTACGACCGCCCCCGGCGACCTCTCCCCCGGCGCCGGCCTGCTGGGGCACGCCCGCGCGTACCTGGACTGGCTCTCCGGCGTCCTGGACCGCTACCCGCACCTCGTCGTCGAGAACTGCGCCTCCGGCGGTATGCGCATGGACGGCGCCACCCTGGCCGTGGCCCAGCTCCAGTCCACCAGCGACCAGCAGGACCCCCTCCGCTACCCCCCGATCGCCGCCGCCGCGCCCACGGCGGTCCCCCCGGAACAGGGCGCCGTCTGGGCCTACCCGCAGCCCGAGTACGAGGACGACCTGATCGCCTTCACCCTCGGCGGCGCCCTTCTCGGCCGTATCCACCTGTCGGGACACCTGGACCGCATGACGGAGCGTCAACTCGCCCTCGTACGCGAGGCGGTGGGCACGTACAAGTCCATCCGCGGCGATCTGGCGCGGGCCGTGCCGTTCTGGCCGCTGGGCCTGCCGGGCTGGACGGACGCGTGGTCGGCTCTGGGGCTGCGGGTCCCCGAGGGGCACGGGCCGACGTACCTGTCGGTGTGGCGGCGGGGTGGCGAGCCCGAAGTGCGGCTCTCCGTAGGGCACTTGGCGGCCTCGGACGCCCCCGTGCGCACGGAGATCCTGCACCCGTCCACGGCGCGCGCGGACTCAGCGGCGTCCTGGGACCCCACTACCGGCGAACTGCGGGTGTGGGTGCCGCGCACCCCCGGCGTGCTGCTGATCCGTCTGACCCCGGAGGACGCGACCGGGGCCTGA
- a CDS encoding carbohydrate ABC transporter permease, with translation MADTVVRSARKQAPAPGAPKGVGRLPRAAVHHPWWFALPAIVVFAGFFLVPNLLNFYYPFTNWSSYHPDIAFTGLDNFTTIADDGTLVRAIRTTLLYALLAAVFQNAFGLVLALLLEDDTRFNRFFRAVFFLPVLISALATGYVFQALLDQDGAVNSTLGTDIPWLGSTTWTLVIVTLVHGWKWMGLSMLIYLAGLKGIPGDMLEAARMDGAGPWRTFWSVRWPMLAPALTFNVTTALIGSMNTFDIVQATTGGGPAASTEVFNIYMFRIFGQGLYAQASAMSLVLFLIVVAVAIPLVIGLRRREQLL, from the coding sequence ATGGCGGACACAGTCGTACGCAGCGCGCGCAAGCAGGCGCCCGCGCCGGGCGCACCCAAGGGCGTGGGGCGGCTGCCCCGCGCCGCCGTGCACCACCCCTGGTGGTTCGCGCTCCCCGCGATCGTCGTCTTCGCGGGCTTCTTCCTGGTGCCCAACCTGCTCAACTTCTACTACCCGTTCACCAACTGGTCCTCGTACCACCCGGACATCGCCTTCACGGGCCTCGACAACTTCACGACCATCGCCGACGACGGCACCCTGGTCCGCGCGATCCGCACCACCCTGCTGTACGCGCTGCTCGCCGCCGTCTTCCAGAACGCCTTCGGGCTGGTGCTGGCGCTGCTGCTGGAGGACGACACCCGCTTCAACCGGTTCTTCCGTGCCGTCTTCTTCCTGCCGGTGCTCATCTCGGCCCTCGCCACGGGCTATGTCTTCCAGGCGCTCCTCGACCAGGACGGCGCCGTCAACTCGACGCTCGGCACGGACATCCCCTGGCTGGGCTCGACTACCTGGACGCTCGTGATCGTCACCCTCGTCCACGGCTGGAAGTGGATGGGCCTGTCGATGCTGATCTATCTGGCGGGCCTGAAGGGCATCCCCGGCGACATGCTCGAAGCCGCCCGGATGGACGGGGCCGGGCCCTGGCGGACGTTCTGGTCGGTGCGCTGGCCGATGCTCGCTCCGGCCCTCACCTTCAACGTCACCACGGCGCTCATCGGTTCGATGAACACCTTCGACATCGTGCAGGCCACCACCGGCGGCGGCCCGGCCGCCTCCACCGAGGTCTTCAACATCTACATGTTCCGGATCTTCGGCCAGGGCCTGTACGCGCAGGCCTCGGCGATGAGTCTCGTCCTCTTCCTGATCGTGGTGGCTGTCGCGATTCCGCTGGTCATCGGGTTGCGCCGAAGGGAGCAGCTGCTGTGA